In Psychrobacter immobilis, a single genomic region encodes these proteins:
- a CDS encoding extracellular solute-binding protein, with protein MLKNTMLKAVLLAITISWIPASIAVPITTTALGHNSTTEYIDVPFMPYANPKAPKGGTLSLDARGTFNAANKWMTTGVAMVGTDYLYDTLMTGSLNEAFTMYPQLATKVTYDPDETSWIIYHINPAARFWDGTPVTSSDVKATYDTLLNKGPMYIRSYLGDIKDIQIINKQQVKFIFASDDNKEILLTVGQFPIFAKSSIDTYFEKITLTPLMGSGPYKLGRVDAGRSVSYVRDPNYWGRDLMVNRGRYNFDMIKFVYYQSDEIAFEGFKSGQYRFRPENKASNWATGYNFPAVKAGLINKETISSENPVPMQGLVMNMRRPIFQDIRVRQALSKAYDFEWMNKTLFHGQYERLQSFFHGSELAATGVPSAEEMQVLTPLLPKLEPLQRQAVLMEWQLPTSDGSGFNRKELLEARQLLLDAGFYYNDMKLYQPNGQLAQIEVLMMGDTMGRVLLPYIRNLQRLGFDATLRQVDGPQYYERVRRFDYDMIVDKFAQSLSPGAEQVGFWGSSAADQAGNRNTIGIKNPEIDAVIEQLGNAKTRDDTILYTQVLDRLLRAGHYLVPLYGKSATNVAYWDQYRHTEKLPSNAIGIDYWWTDKEAEARVNKYLKQ; from the coding sequence ATGCTAAAAAATACCATGCTAAAAGCCGTCTTGCTTGCCATTACTATTAGCTGGATACCAGCCAGTATTGCGGTGCCAATCACCACTACTGCGCTTGGTCATAATAGTACCACTGAGTATATCGATGTGCCCTTTATGCCTTATGCCAACCCAAAGGCGCCCAAAGGTGGTACGCTTTCACTGGATGCACGCGGCACCTTTAATGCGGCCAATAAATGGATGACCACAGGTGTGGCGATGGTTGGCACCGATTATCTATATGACACCTTGATGACTGGCTCATTAAATGAAGCTTTTACCATGTATCCGCAGCTGGCAACCAAAGTAACTTATGATCCTGATGAAACCAGTTGGATTATCTATCATATTAATCCTGCTGCGCGCTTTTGGGACGGGACACCGGTTACCAGTAGTGACGTCAAAGCCACTTATGATACGCTGTTAAATAAAGGTCCGATGTATATCCGTAGTTATTTGGGTGATATTAAAGACATTCAGATTATTAATAAGCAACAAGTGAAGTTTATCTTTGCTTCTGATGATAATAAAGAAATCTTACTAACTGTCGGACAGTTTCCTATTTTTGCTAAGTCCTCTATCGATACGTACTTTGAGAAAATAACGTTGACGCCATTGATGGGCAGTGGACCTTATAAGTTAGGACGTGTCGATGCAGGGCGCTCGGTCAGCTATGTGCGTGATCCCAATTATTGGGGTCGTGATTTGATGGTCAATCGTGGTCGTTATAACTTCGATATGATTAAGTTTGTCTATTATCAAAGCGATGAGATTGCTTTCGAAGGTTTTAAGTCTGGTCAATATCGTTTTCGCCCTGAGAATAAAGCATCGAACTGGGCAACGGGTTATAACTTCCCAGCTGTCAAAGCAGGTCTTATCAATAAAGAAACCATAAGCAGCGAAAACCCAGTACCGATGCAAGGTCTGGTCATGAATATGCGCCGTCCTATCTTTCAAGATATTCGTGTCCGTCAAGCACTAAGCAAGGCTTACGACTTTGAGTGGATGAATAAGACCTTGTTTCATGGGCAGTATGAACGTTTGCAAAGTTTCTTTCATGGCTCCGAGCTTGCCGCAACAGGAGTGCCATCTGCTGAAGAGATGCAGGTGCTTACGCCTTTATTACCTAAGCTTGAACCGCTGCAACGTCAAGCCGTATTAATGGAGTGGCAATTGCCGACCAGTGACGGTAGTGGCTTTAACCGTAAAGAGTTACTAGAAGCGCGGCAGCTGTTGCTAGATGCTGGATTTTATTATAACGATATGAAGCTATATCAGCCCAATGGACAACTTGCTCAGATTGAGGTTTTAATGATGGGCGATACTATGGGTCGGGTGCTTCTGCCATATATTCGAAATCTACAGCGCTTAGGATTTGATGCCACGTTACGTCAAGTCGACGGACCACAATATTATGAGCGGGTACGCCGTTTTGACTACGACATGATAGTTGATAAATTTGCTCAGAGTTTATCACCTGGTGCGGAACAAGTTGGTTTTTGGGGTAGCTCAGCCGCTGACCAAGCGGGCAATAGAAATACTATCGGCATCAAAAACCCAGAGATTGACGCGGTGATAGAGCAGCTTGGTAATGCTAAAACTCGCGACGATACTATATTATATACTCAGGTGCTCGATCGCCTACTACGTGCTGGTCATTATTTAGTGCCCTTATACGGCAAATCAGCGACCAATGTCGCCTATTGGGATCAATATCGTCATACTGAAAAACTGCCCTCTAATGCCATCGGTATTGACTACTGGTGGACGGACAAAGAAGCAGAAGCACGTGTTAACAAATACTTGAAGCAATAA
- the gloB gene encoding hydroxyacylglutathione hydrolase, with product MTIRIHPIKAFNDNYIWTLINENNKQAIVIDPGQAEPVMSYLEENKLELTSIWTTHHHHDHIGGVAELQESYPMTHLVAHTEHNVDEDQTIKDGSTVSAWGCAAQVWDVSGHTASHVAYILDIDGLKHCFCGDTLFSAGCGRVFTGTIEQLHNSFKRLNGLPAETLLYPAHEYTASNLRFGLSIEPTNEAMQQTLVQAEEKTTQGIPTLPVSLEHERAVNVFLRTQEPSVIAGVKSKATIDDDKSLAVFAALRELKNNF from the coding sequence ATGACTATCCGCATTCACCCAATCAAAGCGTTCAATGATAATTATATTTGGACATTGATTAATGAAAATAATAAACAGGCGATCGTTATTGATCCTGGTCAAGCTGAGCCTGTCATGAGTTATTTGGAAGAAAATAAATTAGAGCTGACGTCTATCTGGACGACTCATCATCATCATGACCATATCGGCGGTGTCGCAGAACTGCAAGAGTCTTATCCGATGACGCATCTGGTTGCGCATACTGAGCATAATGTCGATGAAGATCAAACCATCAAAGATGGTAGTACCGTCAGTGCGTGGGGCTGTGCAGCACAAGTATGGGATGTGTCCGGTCATACTGCTAGCCACGTGGCTTATATTTTGGATATTGACGGGCTTAAACATTGCTTTTGTGGCGATACTTTATTTAGTGCTGGATGCGGACGGGTATTTACGGGGACGATTGAGCAATTACACAACAGCTTTAAGCGTTTAAATGGTTTGCCAGCTGAGACGCTACTATATCCTGCGCATGAATACACTGCCAGTAATCTGCGCTTTGGACTATCTATTGAACCTACTAATGAAGCAATGCAGCAAACTCTGGTTCAAGCAGAAGAAAAAACCACCCAAGGTATTCCGACGTTGCCAGTCTCTCTAGAACATGAGCGCGCAGTCAATGTGTTTTTACGGACGCAAGAGCCGAGTGTGATAGCAGGGGTGAAGTCTAAAGCAACCATCGATGATGATAAATCTTTGGCTGTATTTGCTGCGCTACGTGAGCTTAAAAATAACTTTTAA
- a CDS encoding microcin C ABC transporter permease YejB yields MGRYILKRLLLILPTLFLILLANFVIVQAAPGGPVEQQLALIEQGAKDNALGGNIGAGSAGNNSTYQGTRGLSEEMVAAINAQYGFDKSAPERFWLMLKNYAQLDFGESFFKGQSVTDLIIEKLPVSISLGLWSTLLIYMIAIPLGIYKAMHHGSGIDKVTAMLLAIGHAIPVFVFAVILLVFFAGGSYWNIFPLQGLTSENFDQLSALGKIKDYFWHLALPLLASTIGGFAGLTYLTKFSFLEELGKQYVLTARAKGLGERQVLYGHVFRNAMLIIIAGIPAAIVGIFFAGNFLIEIIFKLDGLGLLGFEAIQQRDYPVIFGTLFIFTLVGLLLQLISDLSYHLIDPRIDFEGR; encoded by the coding sequence ATGGGTCGTTATATCTTAAAAAGGTTACTGCTGATATTACCGACGCTTTTTTTGATATTATTGGCGAATTTTGTGATTGTACAAGCAGCGCCTGGTGGTCCTGTCGAGCAGCAGCTGGCGCTTATCGAGCAAGGTGCAAAAGACAATGCGCTTGGCGGTAATATTGGCGCGGGTAGTGCGGGAAATAACAGTACCTATCAAGGTACGCGTGGCTTATCTGAGGAAATGGTTGCAGCGATTAATGCCCAATACGGCTTTGATAAATCGGCACCTGAGCGCTTTTGGCTCATGTTAAAGAATTACGCTCAGCTAGATTTTGGCGAGTCTTTTTTTAAAGGACAGTCGGTAACGGATTTGATTATCGAGAAATTACCCGTTTCTATCTCGCTTGGGCTCTGGAGCACGTTGCTGATTTATATGATAGCGATTCCACTAGGTATCTATAAAGCCATGCATCATGGCTCGGGGATTGATAAAGTTACTGCCATGCTACTGGCTATCGGGCATGCAATACCCGTTTTCGTATTTGCCGTTATATTACTGGTGTTCTTTGCCGGTGGTAGCTACTGGAATATCTTTCCACTGCAAGGCTTGACCTCTGAGAACTTCGATCAATTAAGCGCGCTGGGTAAAATCAAAGATTACTTTTGGCATTTGGCGCTACCACTGCTGGCAAGTACGATTGGCGGTTTTGCGGGTTTGACCTATCTGACCAAGTTTAGCTTTTTAGAAGAGCTGGGTAAGCAATATGTACTTACTGCTCGTGCTAAAGGGCTGGGTGAGCGTCAGGTCCTTTACGGGCATGTGTTTCGTAATGCCATGCTGATTATTATTGCAGGTATTCCAGCGGCTATCGTTGGCATTTTCTTTGCCGGAAACTTCTTAATCGAGATTATTTTTAAACTTGATGGTTTGGGTCTCTTAGGCTTCGAAGCCATTCAACAGCGCGATTATCCTGTGATATTCGGTACATTGTTTATTTTTACCTTGGTCGGACTGTTATTACAGTTAATCAGTGATTTGAGTTATCACTTAATTGATCCTCGTATTGATTTTGAGGGGCGCTAA
- a CDS encoding ABC transporter permease: protein MPKKRRLNPIWQARLNRFRQNRLGVVSLFIFALIFVICMAANVIANDKPLLVQYQGDYYFPVLKAYPETAFGGVFETEANYKDPAVQTLIDEQGFYIMPPIPFADQTPNVELGIPYPAAPNSQNWLGTDDLGRDVLARILYGMRVSLLFGLALTLAGAVIGIIVGAIQGYYGGWIDLAGQRFMELWGGMPQLFMIIILVSLFSPSIFMLFAMMLLFGWMGLVGLVRAEFLRARNFDYVRAARNLGVSDSQIMLRHILPNALASSLSQLPFILTANIIALTALDFLGYGLPPGSPSLGELMVQGKNNLDAPWLALSGFFSLTFILSLLIFVGEALRDAFDPRRS from the coding sequence ATGCCAAAAAAACGTCGCCTAAATCCTATCTGGCAGGCACGCCTAAACCGTTTTCGCCAAAATCGTCTTGGCGTCGTATCATTATTCATTTTTGCGCTGATATTCGTCATTTGTATGGCAGCCAATGTGATTGCCAATGACAAGCCGCTACTGGTGCAGTATCAAGGCGATTATTACTTTCCTGTCCTAAAAGCTTATCCTGAAACGGCTTTTGGTGGGGTGTTTGAGACTGAAGCCAATTATAAAGACCCTGCGGTACAGACGCTGATTGATGAGCAGGGTTTTTACATTATGCCGCCGATTCCATTTGCCGATCAGACACCAAACGTTGAGCTGGGTATTCCATATCCAGCAGCGCCCAATAGCCAGAACTGGCTTGGTACTGATGACTTAGGCCGCGATGTGCTGGCACGGATACTTTATGGCATGCGCGTGTCGTTACTTTTTGGTTTAGCATTGACACTTGCTGGGGCAGTGATTGGTATTATCGTCGGTGCAATACAAGGCTATTACGGTGGTTGGATAGATTTGGCAGGGCAGCGCTTCATGGAATTATGGGGCGGTATGCCGCAGCTGTTTATGATTATTATTTTGGTCAGCTTATTCAGCCCTAGTATCTTTATGCTATTTGCAATGATGCTGTTATTTGGTTGGATGGGACTGGTTGGTTTGGTACGGGCAGAGTTTTTGCGCGCGCGTAACTTTGACTATGTACGTGCTGCGCGTAATCTTGGGGTATCCGACAGTCAAATCATGCTAAGGCATATCTTGCCCAATGCCCTAGCGTCAAGTTTGTCACAGCTGCCATTTATATTGACAGCTAATATTATCGCTTTAACGGCACTAGATTTCTTGGGTTATGGCTTGCCACCTGGTTCACCATCGCTTGGTGAGCTTATGGTACAAGGTAAAAACAATCTCGATGCGCCTTGGCTTGCACTATCTGGATTTTTTAGTTTGACCTTTATTTTATCATTGCTGATTTTCGTTGGCGAAGCGCTGCGTGATGCGTTTGATCCGAGGCGTTCTTAA
- a CDS encoding ABC transporter ATP-binding protein, which produces MIDTQTDSLNVNRSNTQQKLILSVDKLSILTNTGVTLVDNLSYTLRQGRTLAIVGESGSGKSIASLALLGLLPDSLTVSGEVKLAGSAGLTVLPIANANANANANVSVSAKARNAALRSIRGQRIGMVFQEPMTALNPLHTVAKQIAESLRLVGVPKKQWQSQTIDLLNDVNITNPIDKLNRYPHELSGGQRQRVMIAMALAQQPDILIADEPTTALDVTLQHEILTLLDDLKRQHNMAMVLISHDLNLVRRYSDEVIVMRQGQTIEQGQTAAVFNQPKAEYTRSLIKQDFGQALNFSNDDQSHPPTVLQVSNLQVQFPIEKSLFGGTKRWFDAVKSVDMTLQKGWALGIVGESGSGKTTIALALSQLLSNQARVGGEIMVNGQDISVLSKGELRQFRSQIQMVFQDPFASINSRMTVMQIIEEGLLVQGVDKAARRQAVMDSLTTVHLPAEFAHRYPHELSGGQRQRVALARALIMQPSLLILDEPTSALDSTTQVTVVNLLREIQQKLQISYVFISHDLKVVRALCQHIMVLKDGICIEYGRTEDIFNSPQHPYAQQLLQASMI; this is translated from the coding sequence ATGATTGATACGCAAACTGACAGCCTAAACGTAAATCGTAGCAATACACAGCAAAAGCTAATATTGAGTGTCGATAAGCTCAGTATTCTTACCAATACTGGCGTAACGTTAGTTGATAATCTGTCTTATACGCTTAGGCAAGGACGAACCCTTGCTATCGTAGGTGAATCAGGCTCTGGCAAATCCATTGCAAGTCTCGCGCTATTAGGCTTATTGCCAGACAGTTTGACCGTTAGCGGTGAGGTGAAGCTAGCAGGGTCAGCAGGGTTGACTGTGCTACCGATAGCCAATGCCAATGCCAATGCCAATGCCAATGTTAGTGTTAGTGCTAAGGCACGTAACGCTGCGCTGCGCTCTATTCGCGGACAGCGCATCGGCATGGTGTTTCAAGAGCCGATGACGGCGCTCAATCCACTACATACAGTTGCCAAACAAATTGCAGAATCACTACGTCTAGTTGGTGTGCCCAAGAAACAATGGCAAAGTCAAACAATCGATTTACTAAATGATGTCAATATTACCAATCCGATTGATAAGCTGAACCGCTATCCGCATGAGCTATCAGGTGGTCAACGTCAACGGGTCATGATTGCCATGGCATTGGCACAGCAGCCTGATATTTTAATCGCTGATGAGCCGACCACCGCGCTTGATGTGACTCTCCAACATGAGATTCTCACCCTATTAGATGATCTTAAGCGTCAGCATAATATGGCGATGGTGCTTATTAGCCATGACCTCAATCTGGTCAGGCGCTACAGTGATGAAGTAATTGTCATGCGCCAAGGGCAAACGATTGAGCAGGGGCAAACCGCAGCGGTGTTTAACCAGCCCAAAGCCGAATATACCCGCTCGTTAATCAAACAAGACTTTGGCCAAGCACTGAACTTCTCTAATGATGATCAAAGTCATCCACCAACCGTATTGCAAGTCAGCAATTTACAAGTACAGTTTCCCATTGAAAAAAGTCTGTTTGGTGGTACTAAGCGCTGGTTTGATGCGGTGAAAAGCGTTGATATGACGCTACAGAAAGGCTGGGCGTTAGGCATTGTAGGTGAGTCAGGCTCTGGAAAAACCACGATAGCGCTTGCGTTAAGTCAATTACTTAGCAATCAAGCGCGTGTGGGTGGCGAAATAATGGTCAATGGACAAGATATTTCAGTATTGTCCAAGGGTGAGCTACGTCAGTTCCGCTCGCAAATTCAAATGGTATTTCAAGACCCCTTTGCCAGTATTAATTCACGTATGACGGTGATGCAAATCATTGAAGAAGGATTGCTCGTACAAGGCGTTGATAAGGCAGCACGGCGGCAGGCAGTGATGGATAGCCTTACTACCGTGCATCTGCCAGCTGAGTTTGCGCATCGCTATCCGCATGAGTTGTCAGGTGGTCAGCGTCAGCGTGTCGCACTTGCGCGCGCCCTGATTATGCAGCCGAGTCTATTGATATTGGATGAGCCGACGTCCGCGCTTGATAGTACCACGCAGGTGACCGTCGTTAATTTACTACGTGAAATTCAACAGAAACTACAAATCAGCTATGTGTTTATTAGTCATGACTTAAAAGTAGTACGCGCCCTATGTCAGCATATTATGGTGCTTAAAGATGGCATATGTATTGAGTACGGACGTACTGAAGATATTTTTAATAGCCCACAGCATCCCTATGCGCAGCAGTTGCTGCAGGCGAGCATGATTTAG